The Mobula hypostoma chromosome 1, sMobHyp1.1, whole genome shotgun sequence genome includes the window TTACATAAACATTGACCTATCTGCTTTCTCTACATCAGATGGAGTTTCCAGTATTTTGCTTCTATTTGACTTCCAATACTTAAAATTTTATTCACCTATCTTAAGTTTGTTTGAATTTCAATATAAAACCTTTGGTATCATCTTACAGCTAACCAGTAATTTCGATTGTAACACATTCTTCTGACTGTTTTACTAAAACTGCTTTGACTACTTCTGACTTACTCTACTAAATTCAAAGTCCTATTTGTCAGCTGGTTACAGGGATTGAATAGCTAATTAAATCAAGTTCACAGACCTTATAAATTTTTGTATGAACAAATGACATTCACATAGTCTGAATAGTACAATGCAACAAATAGTATTcctcaaaatactgctcaaaatTAATTGAACTCTGCCATTTAAAACCAAATTAATAATTCCTTAATATGTCTATTTGAACTAACGTATAGTTGAAACAcatacagaaaacaaaaaaaagattaaccttaaattttgtttctctctccacagatgttgcctggcctgctgagtattttcattattttctatttttaatataAGAAAAGGCTCAGTAAATACAATTGGTTTCAGCTGAAAACAGATGAAGATTTCAGAtcaaaataaatctcaagatgTCAATTTCTTTTACCTGCTAAATTATTACAATTTCATATATTTTCAATTTTATAAATGATATAATCAATTTGAACAGTACAAAATGCACACATGGAAGTGAATTAGTAAAATGGTTCAGGAAAACAAGGAAATATCTGAAGGAATTAGTCCAAAGCAGATGGAATAATTTCAGGTTAGGAGCAGACTATTGCACAAAGATGGGGCAAAATGTTATCTTAATGAGAAAATTGTTTTTCAACACATACTACTTAGCTAATTGTTTGCTACTTGTGACAATGATGGCTTAACCAATACTCAAAATTATTTAAGAATTTGGTTAACAAAACAAATAGAAATGCAAGTTAAATTTTTATCAGAATATTTATTACCCCTTACCAATTATTTCTTCACCTCTTAAGGCTGTGCTTCCTTTTTGGAACTTGGGTGTTACTTAAACTGTTTTACTTTGAGGACAAATTCCACATATGTTGGATATAATCAATAATCTAATAGATGAAATTGTACAATAAGATCAAAATGAAAAAGTATATGTGGCTTTTATTCATATATCTAATTCAGAAGTTTAATTCATAATCTATTATCAATAATCTTCATTAAATGACACATAGAACTTAAGGTTAATATAATCAATTTAAATTAGAAAGAAAAACTCATTTATACTGCCACTCTATCACAAGAATTTGAAAATTAATGTAGGAATCATGTATTCTGTGTTCCATATTTTTGAAGCTACAGAATCAAATCTGATGGGAAGTTTATTTTTTATAGAAGTTTTCACCAGGAACTTTGTTAAGAAAACCCTCAGCatttttctaaataaaataaatggattATATATAAAACCAATTTTGGTGCATTAATATGGCCAGAGTTCAAAAATTTTTTGGTGTTCCAGCATTTTTAAATGCAAAAATGCATCCTCAAAACAGCCACGAAGTGAAACTGTGCAAAATTATTAAACAGAGCAGCAATCTTTTCAAAAACTGAATACAGTTTGTTTAAAAGATATAAAGCACTGTGAATTTTGCAGTTGCTATCTGATATATGAATCTGAAAGACTGATTATTGGTGTCAGTACAGCCTAAAATTAGAACACAACAATCATTGCAATGAAAGGGTTCAGGGCTGTGGCATTTTGTATCAATTCTTATTGTAAACACCTAGGCCGTCAGTGAGTCTATTATTGATGATCTAGACTCAAATTTACTCTCAATGTCTATTATTAGAAATCAACTGCTAAATAGAATGTTCCTATTATGACCACAAATAAACAGTATTGTACATTTTTTCTCCTGGCTTTGTTTGCCTGTGGTGGTCATTCACAAAGCAGCACTGTTGTTACAACCAGAGAGTTACAGTCCAATTCCTTAATGTTTCATCAGGATAATCACTTTTACAATATTTGGAAAAGGAAATGGTTAAGAAATATCACACTATCTACTGAAAAGCCTGATGAAAACGTGGCAGGGTTGTTGTGCTTAAACTAGTAGTGAAAACTGTAGATAAGGGATGGAGAGCATTGAGACCAATGCTGTTGCCAGTTTCATGTGAATCCTGGTACTGGGGTGGGAGAGGAATTAAGGATGTATGAGGCTCCTCTTGGGTATAACACATACCAGAATTGCCAGAAGAAACTGGCTGATTGTATGAAGAGTTATTTAAAGGTATGAAACTTAATAACTGAGAAAAGTCTGCTGATGATGTATTTAGAGGTTCACTGAGGAGTGCTGGGCTTTTAGAAAGCAAAACGTCCCCACATCCATCACCCAAAGATCCTGGCTGAGACTGCATGCCTTGCTTTGATGAGGATGATTGAGTGTCATGGGCAGAGGGGAGTAAATCACTATGTAAATCCATTAAGTAGCTGTCTATTTCACTTTTTAATGGTTGTCCTTTATCAGGCATTGCAATGGCATATGAGGTAGAACCAAGAAAATATTTTGAGGAAAGTTCTTGAGGAGCGCGAATTGAAGTCTCAATGTCTAGTGGGCAACCCATTCCTAATGGTAACGGAGAAGAGACCATTTGATTTGTTGCCCCTAATGTTTGCATGGTCTGAATATGGGCACTGTAGATATTCATTTGTAAAGTGTTTGTAAATGATCTAGTTGTCAACTCACTGGAAACCACTGACATCACTGGACTTAGCTCATCTTTTAATGACAATGAAGTATTTGAACTAAGTATATCCATAAGATCTGCTGGTTCTGTTTTCACCTTTAGCAGTTCCTGAGAGTGACTTTTCTTCATATGACGGGTCAGGTGGTCCTTCCGCCCAAATCTCTGGGCACAATACTGACAAAGGAAGTCTTTCCTTCCTGTATGCACTACCATGTGTCTTCGGACATCTTTACGAGTGTAGAAAGAACGGTCACAATGGTCGCAatgatgttttttttcctttgtgcCACTTGTTGACTTGCCAGCATGTGTCTTCAGATGCTCTAGTAACACTCCTGTGCTTTCAAATGTTTGTAAGCACACTTTACAAGTAAGGTCACCACTAGTTGCAGCATGTAGCGCTAAATGGCGCTTATAGCCAAGCTTTGTATTGTAGCTTTTTCCACATTCCTCACATTTGAAGGCTTCCTTATTTGGATcatgagtttgcagatgattcttTAGATGATCTTTACGATGGAACATTTTCTCACAGTAAGTACACTTGTGGGTCTTCTGAGGTGAATGGGTGGCCATATGCCTTGAACAGACACAATTGGTTATTTATACTGGACATTTCCAGTGTACCACTCTCCTTGTTTGGAGATGGGTATTTTGTAATGTATAATACAGTAACTGCAGATTTCAGAAATACaacaaatactggaaacactcagcaggtcaggcagtgtcagtggaaagctgaatggcctaattttgctcctatgtcatatggtctcttggaaagagaaacagttaacattttggatctAGGTCTAAAGTGTTAATTGCTTCTTgttccacagatattgcctgaaaTGTCGAGCATGTCCAGTACTTTCTATTTTCAAATTGGTAAAATATGTTGCCTGATTATAATTAAATCTAGCAAAATCAATATCCTAATCTTGATTTTGTCTATTAATCAATGTGGCAATGGCCTATAAATTTAACATGTAGAAACACATTTAGACATTCTCAATAATCAATAAATTTAAAACCACTGAATATACTGGATTAAACTCATGCCCAGCTAAAATTGAGTACATATAATTTAGGGATTTTGAGAATTACACTTCGCACTAAAATACTCCTTAGCAGTTTTTGCATCAGAAAATTTCtcttcttttaattttttttatattatcCAGAATATTAATGTGTATTCTGACTGTACAAAAGCTATTTGTTTATGAAATTATAAAGGACAGACTATGCACAGTTTTGATCCGAAGTGTTAACAACCCGTGTCTCAGATTTCTGTGCTGTGAAATGAGGGAAAATGAAACCAGCAGACAGAATCAGAGACCCAAATCTATCAGTTCAGTCTGCCACTGGAATCCCATGGAATCCCCTGGCAAGGCCTAGTCTTGCTGAGTTTCCTTGTCTCTTGGATACTGTGCCAGATTTGATTTCAATGAGGATTGCAAGCATATGGCTGACGAGGCTAGGGGAAAAGTGTTATTTCTTTAACAATGTTACTTTAGATTAGAGGTTAATTGTAtacaaatgttttattttttaaattattctttTCTAATTATTTATTTCAACTTTAATTTGAAATGACATTGAATACAAGAGATATTAAAATGGTAGTCTTGCTAACTGTTAAAACTCTCCTTGGCTTCGTTGCTCTCAGGAGCCCTGTTGTAATCTGAAATATAGGGTCTCCATTTATAGTGCAGGTATGCATGGAAATAGACAGAATGCAGGTCGAAATTGCAGCCAAGGTCAAGCACAAGTTAGCCCATTGTTATTGCAGGAAACATTTAGTTTATAAACTAAAACATAAAAGCTGGTTTTTCAAAACTCAGAATAAGCGGTGTATACATTCTGATGCAGATAGACAGTTGATAAAGTTTCATGTTTTCCTGGTGGTTTGTATCAAGTTTCTGTGAGTTATTCTAAGATTTGATAATAACTCGCACAGATCACAGTAGCTATTAAATAATGGTGAAAATGGGTATAAATCACAAAACATTCATATGACAATCTTCACTCCATCTAATATTTGGGTACCTTTCCAGAAAAATTAAATACATTTCTAAAACTGTTGCATTCTTTAAGATGTCATGATTCACGTTAGTAAGTCACTCGCTCCAACAAATAAATGGAATAAAAAAAACTGGTTTTCAATGATTTATGTACCACTTATAAAAGTGTTGCAGTTTTAAGACATAGCATAATTTGCAATACTCTAATGGAATACTTTGAAAACAAAATTCATACTCTTGATGGCTGGAATTCAGGaaggatgattttttttcctctcagtaATAAATTTGTTAATGACTTGAAACATTGTAAAATCAATAGTATGTTTACCATGACATCATTCCTGAGTATTCATTTACATTTTTAGACGTGAAATTATCAAAAATGAATAACAAAACGAATATTCTAAAGCTTATTGAAACGAATTTGAAGACTATCACAAAAAATATGGATAAATGCATTGAAAAGTTTTCACCATAGCTACAACAACCAGTTTGAGTTATAACCCCCTGTAAAAATGGAAAACAAGAATTTGATGCAGAAATAGTAAACAACCTTAATATAAAATCATGAATAGTAACAATTAgaatattttattttcaaataacTGTGTAAGATAATTAGCATCTTATTTTTAAGTAACTTTAAAAATTAATATGGACAGTGAAATTTGGTATCATAATTTGCTGTTATTTTGCACAGAAACATTAGTTACTAATCAACAATGTATTTTTCCTACAAATTTTCTAATCTCAAATATAAATGATTTTTTCCTGGTTATCATTCTGAAGTATTTACACAAGCAACATATTCTTAAACTTAATTATTTCACTTGTGGCAAAAGGAATGTTAAAAACCAGATCAATAAGACCAAACAGAAAAATAAAGCACTGCTGTAATGAAGGATCATTGACCCAAACATTAACTGACATCAccccttcagatgctgcctgatcttgcCGAGTATTTCTGGTACTATTTTTTTTTCCGTTAAAAATACTCTTAAAATTTAGTTTAATTGACAAATTCTTTATCAATTCATTGCCAGAACATAATGCACTGGACAGTACTGAAACAAATCCATATTCTCCTAAGCTGATGTCCAAAATTATTAACATGTCAGTGCCACTGCTGACAAAACTATAAAGGTTACTGACAATCAgcgacattttaaaaaaattttagaAGGTAACATTAAAAACCTAAAAGACAGAATACTAAAGCATTAAATAATTAAGAACTTACCTTCACCATTGCATTAACTGCAACAACATAGTCCCCATTACTGGCACAGATCCTGCGCCGTTAAATCAGGCACAGAACTCAATACCCAATTTAATTTTTACTCCTCCCatcttttcattttgttttgctcCCTTTTTCTCCTGTCACATCCCAATCCCTCCATGTTATATCCAAAAGCACAACAAACTGACTAATCTGACATTCAGTAAGTCTGCAGTTTCTGTGTTAGACACTGCATGCGTGGACTTCTGGACTTGCTACCATTTAATACTGTTTTCTTTAAACCACTAAGACATAGGCCATTATTTTTTCAAGAATGGTGAAAACGCCCAAGTTTTGAAAGAGTAGAAATATTGATAAGCATTCAAAGAAAACTTTGAGGTTAAGTttttcctttgatgccttggcgaTCCAGGTGCAAAATGTGGTCAAAATTCCACTGGTTGAGATTTCTGCCTCAAGTCTATATTCATCTCAGTGTCACATTGTAAAATTTGCAACATAGGTGCAGAAATTGTTCAAATTAGGACATATCCCCAATTGTTTATTTTTACATCAAAGTGTGCACTGATTTATAAAACTATCGCACCAATTTTGGGTTAATATTTAGCCATTATCATCTTAAACTATTAAAAAGGTACTCAATTCAATTTGTTATAGACTTTATTAATGTCTATTCTGATATAATTTAGGTGCACTAGTTGAAGGAAATTAAGCTTAGAATGATGCCAAATCTGAAATTTAGAATTACTCTTAAGCTGGAGGCTGAAATTCACAGAGGCAAATATCCCCAATTAATAAAATAGATACTATCTACTCTGAATAGTCTTTCATACCTCAGTAGTTTATACTTAGACACAAAGGCCTTGGTACAGTCCTCGTGTGA containing:
- the LOC134354689 gene encoding zinc finger protein PLAG1-like; this translates as MATVIPGDLLEVTDTQKVLVGKRKRSETKSRKSFPCQLCGKIFTSVEKLKVHSYSHTGERPYKCSHEDCTKAFVSKYKLLRHMATHSPQKTHKCTYCEKMFHRKDHLKNHLQTHDPNKEAFKCEECGKSYNTKLGYKRHLALHAATSGDLTCKVCLQTFESTGVLLEHLKTHAGKSTSGTKEKKHHCDHCDRSFYTRKDVRRHMVVHTGRKDFLCQYCAQRFGRKDHLTRHMKKSHSQELLKVKTEPADLMDILSSNTSLSLKDELSPVMSVVSSELTTRSFTNTLQMNIYSAHIQTMQTLGATNQMVSSPLPLGMGCPLDIETSIRAPQELSSKYFLGSTSYAIAMPDKGQPLKSEIDSYLMDLHSDLLPSAHDTQSSSSKQGMQSQPGSLGDGCGDVLLSKSPALLSEPLNTSSADFSQLLSFIPLNNSSYNQPVSSGNSGMCYTQEEPHTSLIPLPPQYQDSHETGNSIGLNALHPLSTVFTTSLSTTTLPRFHQAFQ